A single window of Thalassomonas viridans DNA harbors:
- a CDS encoding type II toxin-antitoxin system ParD family antitoxin produces MAKNTSITLGEHFDGFITSQINTGRYNSASEVIRAGLRLLEKSETKTEVLRRMLDEGEQSGIAEYSFDALIEELDAES; encoded by the coding sequence ATGGCTAAAAATACAAGCATTACCCTTGGCGAGCATTTTGATGGCTTTATTACTAGCCAGATAAATACGGGCAGATATAACTCTGCGAGTGAAGTGATAAGGGCGGGGTTACGCTTACTTGAAAAAAGTGAAACCAAAACTGAAGTTTTGAGACGTATGTTGGATGAGGGCGAACAAAGCGGTATTGCGGAATACAGTTTTGATGCCCTTATTGAGGAATTGGATGCTGAAAGTTAG
- the ndhC gene encoding NADH-quinone oxidoreductase subunit A has translation METANQLAELWPIAAYFIILCVMLVIMMLLSVVLGPKTQTRAKNIPYESGVIAAGDDKTRFTNHFFLYAIFFVIFDLETIFLFAWVIAFDEVGWAGFIEASIFIVILLAALLYLWRIGALELKRRHQPFRVQKLQQSQSQSEVRN, from the coding sequence GTGGAAACTGCAAATCAACTGGCGGAGTTGTGGCCAATTGCCGCCTATTTTATCATTTTATGCGTGATGTTGGTGATCATGATGCTGCTTTCGGTAGTGTTGGGGCCAAAAACACAAACGCGGGCCAAGAACATTCCCTACGAATCCGGGGTCATTGCTGCCGGGGATGATAAGACCCGGTTTACCAACCATTTTTTTCTCTATGCCATCTTCTTTGTCATCTTCGACCTGGAAACCATTTTCCTGTTTGCCTGGGTGATCGCCTTTGATGAAGTCGGCTGGGCGGGCTTTATCGAGGCCAGCATCTTTATCGTGATCTTGCTCGCCGCCCTGCTGTATCTATGGCGCATCGGGGCGCTTGAGCTTAAGCGCAGGCATCAGCCCTTTCGGGTGCAGAAACTTCAGCAAAGCCAAAGTCAAAGTGAAGTGAGGAACTAG
- a CDS encoding type II toxin-antitoxin system RelE/ParE family toxin, producing MKAFVLTNAAKADLKRLALYTQKEWGKEQRNLYLKQFDDAFYMLADTPSVGKACDNIKAGYKKFPIGSHIVFYKKGADAYIEVIRILHKRMDAEVNLQGL from the coding sequence ATGAAAGCATTTGTATTGACCAATGCTGCAAAAGCCGATTTGAAAAGGCTCGCATTGTATACCCAAAAGGAATGGGGTAAAGAACAACGAAATCTTTATCTTAAGCAATTCGATGATGCTTTTTATATGCTTGCCGATACGCCTTCGGTAGGCAAAGCTTGTGATAATATAAAAGCAGGTTATAAAAAATTCCCTATTGGCAGCCATATAGTTTTTTATAAAAAAGGGGCTGATGCTTATATTGAGGTTATACGTATTCTTCATAAACGTATGGATGCTGAAGTTAATCTGCAAGGTTTATAA
- a CDS encoding PEP-CTERM sorting domain-containing protein encodes MENLVKASLAGLFVLNTLLANAASAALISHDRDDFLGSYALVNPTGGAIGEGLTDTFGLASGHIEVVGNMVLDPDANIRWGATNWSNQLPDNEIGISYSDYGPDDSFVFGFIEQVTEFGFDMYGSGTEFEVRVFGGNTLLDTYQFSHANGLGFVGISAATGFDRVEVEELIKSDANQYYGSFVMTNLGNPAPVPEPSSLALLGLTVFGLGARRLKKKTA; translated from the coding sequence ATGGAAAACCTAGTAAAAGCTTCATTAGCAGGATTGTTTGTGTTGAATACTTTGTTGGCAAATGCAGCCAGCGCCGCATTGATCTCCCATGACCGCGACGACTTTCTCGGCAGTTATGCCCTGGTTAACCCCACAGGAGGCGCTATCGGTGAAGGTTTGACGGATACTTTTGGTTTAGCATCCGGACACATCGAAGTTGTCGGCAACATGGTTTTAGATCCCGATGCCAATATCCGCTGGGGTGCAACCAACTGGAGTAATCAGCTGCCGGATAATGAAATCGGCATCAGCTATTCCGATTACGGCCCGGATGACAGCTTTGTGTTTGGCTTTATCGAACAGGTAACTGAATTTGGTTTTGATATGTACGGCTCGGGCACCGAGTTTGAAGTCAGGGTATTTGGCGGCAATACCCTGTTAGATACCTACCAGTTCAGCCATGCAAACGGCTTGGGCTTTGTCGGCATCAGCGCCGCCACAGGTTTTGACCGGGTAGAAGTAGAAGAACTCATTAAAAGCGATGCCAACCAGTACTATGGTTCCTTTGTCATGACTAACCTGGGTAACCCGGCACCTGTGCCTGAACCTTCGTCACTGGCGCTTTTGGGCTTAACGGTTTTCGGCCTGGGAGCTAGACGGCTAAAGAAAAAAACAGCGTAA